Proteins encoded by one window of Bacteroidales bacterium:
- a CDS encoding JAB domain-containing protein: MLFTSHLFQICEISVSYSTKVSNANRPKIAGSKDCFDVVLPLWDDIEYRESFLVLLMNRANRLLGIVEVSKGGVSGTVADPKLIFQHALKANASSLIMCHNHPSGNTQPSEADIRLTRKLKEGGLLLDLPVLDHLIVTTDGYYSFADEGLI, translated from the coding sequence ATGCTTTTTACTTCACACTTATTCCAGATCTGCGAGATCTCCGTCAGCTATTCCACGAAGGTCAGTAACGCAAACCGGCCAAAAATTGCCGGATCTAAAGATTGCTTTGACGTTGTTCTTCCGCTTTGGGATGACATCGAATACCGTGAATCCTTTCTCGTACTTCTAATGAACCGTGCCAACAGGCTCCTTGGCATTGTAGAAGTCTCAAAAGGCGGTGTCTCTGGCACTGTCGCAGATCCTAAGTTGATCTTTCAGCACGCTCTCAAGGCTAATGCCAGCTCTTTGATCATGTGTCACAACCATCCCTCAGGAAATACCCAACCTTCCGAAGCTGATATCCGATTGACACGTAAGCTCAAAGAAGGTGGCCTTCTCCTTGATTTGCCTGTCCTGGATCACCTGATCGTCACCACCGATGGTTATTATTCCTTCGCAGATGAAGGCTTGATATAA
- a CDS encoding ArdC family protein has translation MTIVRSITPEAKALYKMRRENLKQISRVLQLQMKSGAADFDSVNEGLIQIYSADGVHTAFKTFQQWKEEGKSVIKGEKAFSVWGSPRKVANPEPEEGENDEFKYWPLCYLFSNAQVHEPKHFE, from the coding sequence ATGACTATCGTGCGTTCTATTACTCCCGAAGCTAAAGCGCTGTATAAAATGCGCCGTGAAAACCTGAAACAGATTTCACGGGTTCTTCAGCTTCAAATGAAGTCCGGCGCTGCTGACTTCGATTCAGTCAATGAAGGACTTATTCAGATCTATTCTGCCGATGGTGTCCATACTGCCTTTAAGACTTTCCAACAATGGAAAGAAGAAGGAAAGTCTGTCATTAAAGGCGAAAAAGCGTTTTCAGTATGGGGCAGTCCTCGAAAAGTTGCCAATCCTGAGCCTGAAGAAGGCGAAAATGATGAATTTAAGTATTGGCCCCTTTGCTACCTTTTCAGCAATGCTCAGGTGCATGAGCCGAAGCATTTTGAGTGA
- a CDS encoding N-6 DNA methylase, with translation MGKVKSHQKLPTNWSEREILRDKGQFWTPSWVADAMVAYVSKDTDLVFDPATGRGAFYESLLKLNKPNVSFFGTDIDENVLSDEIYNKRNCLVEKRDFIKNPPPRKFKSIVANPPYIRHHRIDEQTKVFLKQLSSGITGQSIDGRAGYHIYFLIQALNHLEKDGKLAFIMPADTCEGKFAKNLWKWISENFCIECVITFDEDATPFPNVDTNAIVFLIKNSKPTETLHWVKASKAYSTDLFNFISSDFKQQKFETIDVVNRQLKEGILTGFTRPEQNHNGFKYHLNDFASVMRGIATGSNEFFFLTAQQVKELGIPNEFFKRAIGRTKDSTENLLTVKDVEQLENENRPTYLLSINAKDVLPQEIIDYLKVGEEMGLPNRSLIQQRKPWYKMEKREVPPLLFAYLGRRKTRFIKNEAGVLPLTGFLCVYPICRDKEFVDKLWQVLNHPDTLENLKLVGKSYGSGAIKVEPGNLNKLPIPEHIVNLFDLKQP, from the coding sequence ATGGGAAAAGTTAAATCACATCAAAAGTTACCAACTAATTGGAGCGAAAGAGAAATACTTCGTGACAAAGGACAGTTTTGGACACCAAGTTGGGTTGCAGATGCAATGGTTGCCTATGTTTCCAAAGATACAGATTTAGTTTTTGACCCCGCAACAGGCAGGGGTGCATTTTACGAATCACTACTGAAATTAAACAAGCCAAATGTTTCTTTTTTCGGAACTGACATTGACGAAAATGTTTTAAGCGATGAAATTTACAATAAGAGAAATTGTTTAGTTGAAAAAAGAGATTTTATTAAAAATCCTCCTCCAAGAAAATTTAAATCAATAGTTGCAAACCCACCATATATCAGACATCATCGTATTGACGAACAAACAAAAGTTTTCCTCAAACAACTTTCATCGGGTATAACTGGACAATCTATTGACGGTCGAGCAGGTTATCATATTTACTTCCTTATTCAAGCATTAAACCATTTAGAAAAAGATGGTAAACTTGCTTTCATTATGCCTGCCGATACATGCGAAGGAAAGTTTGCAAAAAATCTTTGGAAATGGATTTCAGAAAATTTCTGCATAGAATGTGTAATTACATTTGATGAAGATGCAACGCCCTTTCCAAATGTAGATACTAATGCAATTGTTTTCTTAATTAAAAATTCAAAACCAACTGAAACGCTACATTGGGTTAAAGCATCAAAAGCATATTCAACTGACCTTTTCAATTTCATTTCATCAGATTTCAAACAACAGAAGTTTGAAACGATTGATGTTGTTAATCGCCAACTCAAAGAAGGAATTTTAACCGGTTTTACAAGACCTGAACAAAATCACAATGGTTTCAAATATCATTTGAATGACTTTGCAAGTGTTATGAGAGGTATTGCAACTGGTTCAAATGAATTTTTCTTTCTGACTGCACAACAAGTCAAAGAATTAGGGATTCCAAATGAATTTTTTAAAAGAGCAATTGGCAGAACCAAAGATTCAACAGAAAATTTATTGACTGTAAAAGATGTTGAGCAATTAGAAAATGAAAATCGCCCTACATATTTACTTTCAATAAACGCTAAAGACGTTTTACCGCAAGAGATTATAGATTATCTAAAGGTAGGCGAGGAAATGGGATTGCCAAATCGTTCACTAATTCAACAACGCAAACCTTGGTATAAAATGGAGAAACGAGAAGTGCCACCTTTATTATTTGCATATCTTGGAAGACGAAAGACAAGATTCATTAAAAATGAGGCAGGAGTTTTACCATTAACAGGCTTCTTATGTGTTTATCCAATTTGTAGAGACAAAGAATTTGTGGATAAACTATGGCAAGTATTAAATCATCCTGATACATTAGAGAATTTAAAACTTGTAGGTAAAAGTTATGGTTCTGGAGCAATTAAAGTTGAACCGGGCAACCTGAATAAACTCCCTATTCCAGAACACATCGTAAATCTTTTTGATTTAAAGCAACCATAA
- a CDS encoding AccI family restriction endonuclease codes for MHPFENVLSVSTADIEFEIRGVKEVAWADFWLNPRKLRGSDFLMRWSQGVWSEHRLTDSVNRTNQFYAIPYGPSGTAPDYDVRAFELYFERLEAAGLGNIKRPDLLVFKIADKSFVDKFLASIGGVEELPFVTEDKLQDLILKAIIAVECENSLWVAEKMPQYNIPLKAQKRLGGKLGLAKTAVLPTVIIKEEDRIPLSKWQHINKIPIHVWHVFFDRAYGLSFDEAQRLIDEGLILPTEQIFQAPGGATTKKTIYKYYYHYAYPLGIANERPHLVPAFIEDKNGHILPYVKFEGGSLEITPDAVNLLKRL; via the coding sequence ATGCATCCATTTGAAAATGTTTTATCCGTTTCAACAGCGGACATTGAATTTGAGATCCGGGGAGTAAAAGAAGTCGCTTGGGCAGATTTCTGGCTTAATCCAAGAAAATTAAGAGGCAGTGACTTTTTAATGAGGTGGTCCCAGGGCGTATGGAGTGAACATAGATTAACGGATTCTGTCAATAGAACTAACCAATTTTATGCAATACCATATGGACCAAGTGGAACAGCTCCGGATTATGATGTTAGGGCATTTGAACTTTACTTTGAAAGATTAGAAGCAGCTGGACTTGGAAACATCAAGCGACCCGACCTTTTAGTTTTCAAAATTGCTGACAAGTCCTTCGTTGACAAATTCCTTGCAAGTATTGGAGGTGTGGAAGAATTACCATTCGTCACCGAGGACAAACTTCAAGACCTAATTTTAAAAGCTATTATTGCAGTTGAGTGTGAAAATTCTCTTTGGGTAGCAGAGAAAATGCCTCAATATAATATTCCTCTTAAAGCACAAAAGCGACTTGGGGGGAAATTAGGACTTGCTAAAACAGCGGTTCTTCCAACTGTCATTATCAAAGAAGAGGATAGAATTCCTTTAAGCAAGTGGCAACATATAAATAAAATTCCAATTCATGTGTGGCATGTTTTTTTTGACAGAGCTTATGGCCTTTCTTTTGATGAGGCACAACGTTTAATTGACGAAGGATTAATACTTCCGACTGAGCAAATTTTTCAGGCACCCGGAGGAGCTACTACTAAAAAAACAATTTACAAATATTATTACCATTATGCCTACCCTCTGGGAATTGCGAATGAAAGACCTCATTTAGTCCCAGCATTCATTGAAGACAAGAACGGACATATTTTACCATATGTAAAATTTGAAGGTGGTTCGCTTGAAATTACTCCTGATGCTGTCAATCTATTAAAGCGCCTCTGA
- a CDS encoding PIN domain-containing protein: MIYFPDSNVFIHFQPIENWILENGDGPFQIGLCLCTINELDKIKYSSNVSSIKRRVQSLVKKFSSSSPLFFNDIPFIIYMPRAVHEIIDKYLLDKNDKDDLFLASVINYKEDHPLENVQIISNDLGVQLKCKAHDIIFKVPLEGYLLQEDDPLEKENKRLTIELNRLKNLQPKLRLQFKNGETHKEYVINEPLKEYEAEIMETMDNIKQNHPLLEPDLNNEAHNMFPINFYPRTPENVEKYNKALLKYFSSYEVYLRKNKIFDYKRDLTIILNIEIINNGNVPAQNIDLYVYFPDGFRLCEKEDYSENELEPAPPELSEYSLAPVDFSKIMRSMPRFTFPDINISGFSIKKTNSYEVKDHFNSIKHNHICELTPLYLTFDRFEEANSFEISYKITAANVVDIEKGTMNIIIKKNERS; encoded by the coding sequence ATGATTTATTTCCCTGACAGTAATGTTTTTATTCATTTTCAACCAATTGAAAATTGGATTTTGGAAAATGGAGATGGTCCATTTCAAATTGGTTTATGCTTATGTACTATAAATGAATTAGATAAAATAAAGTATTCTTCAAATGTTAGTAGTATTAAACGAAGGGTTCAGAGTCTTGTTAAAAAATTTAGTTCATCATCGCCTCTCTTTTTTAATGACATACCCTTTATTATCTATATGCCACGTGCTGTACACGAGATTATAGACAAATATTTATTAGATAAAAATGATAAGGACGATTTATTTCTTGCATCAGTTATAAATTATAAAGAAGACCATCCTCTTGAAAACGTCCAAATTATTTCTAATGATTTAGGAGTACAATTAAAATGCAAAGCACATGACATTATTTTTAAAGTACCTCTTGAAGGATACTTATTACAGGAAGATGACCCTTTAGAGAAGGAAAATAAAAGACTTACAATTGAGTTGAATCGCTTGAAGAATTTACAACCCAAGCTTAGGTTGCAATTTAAAAATGGAGAAACACATAAAGAATATGTTATAAATGAGCCTCTGAAAGAATATGAAGCTGAGATCATGGAAACGATGGATAATATTAAGCAGAACCATCCGTTGCTTGAACCTGATTTAAATAATGAGGCTCATAATATGTTTCCCATAAACTTTTATCCTAGAACTCCGGAAAATGTAGAAAAATACAATAAGGCTTTGCTTAAATATTTTTCTAGTTATGAGGTCTATTTGCGTAAAAATAAAATATTTGACTATAAAAGAGATTTGACAATCATACTAAATATCGAAATAATTAACAATGGGAATGTTCCTGCACAGAATATAGATTTATATGTGTATTTTCCAGATGGATTCAGATTATGTGAAAAAGAAGATTATTCTGAAAATGAATTAGAGCCTGCTCCCCCAGAACTTTCAGAGTATTCACTTGCTCCCGTGGATTTTTCTAAAATCATGCGATCAATGCCCAGATTCACATTTCCTGATATCAATATTAGTGGTTTCTCAATAAAAAAGACAAATAGCTATGAAGTAAAAGACCATTTTAATTCAATTAAACATAACCACATTTGTGAATTAACGCCATTGTATTTAACATTTGACCGATTTGAAGAAGCAAATAGTTTTGAAATATCATATAAAATTACTGCTGCAAATGTAGTTGACATTGAAAAGGGGACAATGAATATAATTATCAAAAAAAATGAGCGTTCATAA